In one Drosophila pseudoobscura strain MV-25-SWS-2005 chromosome X, UCI_Dpse_MV25, whole genome shotgun sequence genomic region, the following are encoded:
- the LOC4814213 gene encoding uncharacterized protein, whose translation MEQLPQVKWYISLLVILRIAICISVNYEIIGDEKTMAIECNGMENEGNIQVRQILDISDVHFVIADDLETLYYSGDIKVLLDIPHTPITLQLDVFRWVRSEWLPIPLSIKRDNFCQALLDPWELWHPVVREIPKSQLKCPPNKSHVYSLRNISNHLFVNNMPSVDIVGDLKAVVHLSTDQYKTCMVVFVKVYAN comes from the exons ATGGAGCAACTGCCGCAAGTTAAGTGGTACATTTCGCTGCTGGTGATCCTACGTATTGCAATCTGCATA TCAGTCAACTATGAGATCATTGGTGATGAAAAAACAATGGCCATCGAATGTAATGGCATGGAAAATGAGGGTAATATTCAAGTTAGGCAGATTTTGGACATAAGTGACGTCCACTTTGTGATAGCCGATGATCTGGAGACCCTGTACTACAGTGGCGATATCAAGGTGCTATTGGATATACCCCATACCCCGATCACTCTTCAGTTGGATGTTTTTCGCTGGGTGCGAAGCGAGTGGCTACCCATACCTTTATCGATAAAAAGGGACAACTTCTGTCAGGCGCTCCTGGATCCGTGGGAGTTGTGGCATCCTGTGGTCAGGGAAATCCCTAAAAGTCAGCTGAAATGTCCTCCAAATAAGTCA CACGTCTACTCACTCAGAAATATCAGCAACCATTTGTTCGTGAACAATATGCCGTCTGTGGACATTGTCGGCGATCTCAAGGCGGTGGTCCACTTGAGCACGGATCAGTACAAGACCTGTATGGTGGTCTTTGTCAAGGTGTATGCGAATTGA
- the LOC4814191 gene encoding uncharacterized protein produces the protein MAADKTPPITAGWKRAKHRLLKRRLNDLHQCKASLGSHRHWGHSRVRRLIADDKYDAQQSPPNHTWMFQSCWCIVLLALGVFICGFGCYYDGENVSNFMLNYSKQYQAIIHNKQNYCDPTLSLNEMFGHIRRHVLNQETALDQLEQSLSKPQFQSISLLGSSGVGKSLTARLLRELFPWPENVHALTKSDVSDLVRINSVLTKLDFCGRNLILVDNMNSTDQEIVQRVNDLVSSFGDIAGNKNTHKVNLKRLSIVYIFNINRFLGETSVEHFATVLQLPDNQVIQFDTLEPQHLESCIRHEADLENLHLDQKYVESMINTTDFKMSGCKTLRAKVLIYGQPKSNYQKD, from the coding sequence ATGGCAGCAGACAAGACGCCCCCAATAACCGCAGGATGGAAAAGGGCAAAGCACCGCCTGCTGAAGCGGCGATTAAATGACTTGCACCAGTGCAAGGCTTCCCTCGGCTCGCACCGCCATTGGGGCCACAGCCGTGTGCGTCGATTAATTGCCGATGATAAGTATGATGCGCAGCAGTCTCCACCCAATCATACGTGGATGTTTCAGTCCTGCTGGTGCATCGTGCTGCTCGCGCTTGGGGTTTTCATTTGCGGCTTTGGCTGCTACTATGACGGAGAGAATGTGAGCAATTTTATGCTCAACTACAGCAAACAGTACCAGGCCATCATCCACAACAAGCAAAACTATTGTGATCCTACTTTGTCGCTAAACGAAATGTTTGGCCATATTCGCCGGCATGTGCTGAACCAAGAAACTGCTCTCGACCAGCTGGAGCAGTCTTTGAGCAAGCCACAGTTTCAGTCAATTTCCCTGCTGGGATCTTCGGGCGTGGGCAAGAGTTTGACGGCTCGTCTGCTCCGGGAGCTGTTCCCCTGGCCGGAAAATGTACACGCTTTGACCAAGAGCGATGTCTCGGACTTGGTCAGAATAAATTCGGTGCTCACCAAATTGGACTTCTGTGGTCGCAATCTCATTCTGGTCGACAACATGAACAGCACGGATCAAGAGATTGTGCAAAGGGTCAACGACCTAGTCAGCAGCTTTGGCGACATCGCCGGAAACAAAAATACTCACAAAGTAAACCTCAAACGCCTGTCCATCGTTTACATTTTCAATATCAATCGCTTTCTTGGCGAAACTTCTGTTGAGCATTTCGCCACCGTGCTGCAGTTGCCCGACAATCAAGTTATTCAATTTGACACGCTCGAGCCGCAGCATTTGGAGAGTTGCATTCGACATGAGGCGGACCTGGAGAATCTGCATCTGGATCAGAAGTATGTAGAGTCCATGATCAATACCACAGATTTCAAGATGTCTGGATGCAAGACACTCCGCGCAAAGGTCCTAATCTACGGACAACCCAAATCGAATTACCAAAAAGACtga
- the Polr3I gene encoding DNA-directed RNA polymerase III subunit RPC9, whose product METVNATYSYLTNMEVMQVLQKIKSTKKKFGMRNLATVTYEALQYLEESPCKTQTRESITNYVKDLASYRLKSHEVLQMVNDPPTSPLHTQLLIDDNKAPLTDEENEKIIQLTYKHFYGVETTPQLPQQSQTQTQSSSKEKKTEQKQPASAPADGQTEQQQEQQKK is encoded by the exons ATGGAAAC TGTCAATGCTACCTACTCGTACCTAACGAACATGGAGGTGATGCAGGTGCTCCAGAAAATCAAAAGCACCAAAAAGAAGTTTGGAATGCGTAACCTGGCCACAGTAACCTATGAG GCCTTGCAATATCTGGAAGAGTCGCCCTGCAAGACTCAGACACGTGAGTCCATCACAAACTACGTAAAAGACCTAGCCAGTTATCGCCTGAAGTCCCACGAAGTACTCCAAATGGTGAACGATCCGCCAACCAGTCCGCTGCACACGCAATTG CTGATTGATGACAACAAAGCTCCGTTGACGGACGAGGAGAATGAGAAAATCATCCAACTGACATACAAGCACTTTTACGGAGTGGAAACAACGCCGCAGCTGCCACAGCaatcccaaacccaaacccagtCTTCttccaaagaaaaaaaaacagagcaaAAGCAACCGGCGTCAGCACCGGCAGATGGGCAaaccgagcagcagcaggaacagcagaaGAAGTAG
- the DENR gene encoding density-regulated protein homolog encodes MTNENISVSTNVAERLKVGIREGVTYPIVMKYCGHCTMPIEYCEYYPEYEKCKEWLERNMPDDFERLKIEEEQAAADGTDDDKKRQKRGGKGLLRVKKKEDVPKRICVSRAARGKKKSVTVVTGLSTFDIDLKVAAKFFGTKFACGSSVTGDDEIVIQGDVKDELFDVIPDKWSEIDEDAIEDLGDQKR; translated from the exons ATGACAAACGAAAACATTAGCGTGAGTACAAATGTCGCCGAACGTCTTAAGGTGGGCATCCGCGAAGGCGTCACCTATCCCATCGTGATGAAGTACTGCGGCCACTGCACCATGCCCATCGAG TATTGCGAATACTATCCGGAATATGAAAAGTGCAAGGAATGGCTGGAGCGTAATATGCCCGATGACTTTGAGCGCCTTAAGATCGAGGAAGAGCAGGCTGCTGCCGACGGCACTGACGATGACAAAAAGCGCCAGAAGCGCGGGGGCAAGGGACTGCTGCGTGTCAAGAAAAAGGAGGATGTCCCCAAGCGCATCTGTGTGTCCCGAGCTGCCCGCGGCAAAAAGAAGTCTGTGACTGTAGTCACCGGCCTCAGTACCTTTG ATATTGATCTCAAAGTGGCTGCAAAATTCTTTGGCACCAAATTCGCGTGCGGCTCGTCAGTCACTGGCGACGATGAAATCGTCATCCAGGGCGATGTCAAGGACGAGCTGTTTGATGTCATACCCGATAAGTGGTCGGAAATCGACGAGGACGCCATAGAGGACCTTGGCGATCAAAAGCGTTAA
- the Nprl2 gene encoding GATOR complex protein NPRL2, whose protein sequence is MHSHTNDAAGTSSAGSTEGKIRCIFLSEFHATAGCKISCQVPDNYISKDVFDAINVYIIPKQHLQRCILTVNAMDVKIVGYPVGIQDQQKYARNAFLFNLCFVCDSRARSVQYEPVVKKLSEYLIMMEEESCFLSREDDKRRLQNIFQTVLRDLNERKVATIVEGDNTIYLKIVMHKPDPPAVKDHMVPLLLANLRDTPLENWDLTTQQILPYINGINHVARIAAEADVETDLVKSCIQNLVYYGVVQLLPILKYSNVYMTQNLKHLIQSASLSNACRKYVALKPDKTLPSVQRIFQFYASMTHGVTLRAICQRLCPQHHNIDERKMVIFGLQHKFIRCIHKYPVFTGSVPSGRQKMYTGLISFDEICCKTGLSPCTIERDIEKDTNVTVIWK, encoded by the exons ATGCACTCCCACACGAATGACGCTGCTGGCACGAGCAGTGCCGGTAGCACAGAGGGCAAAATACGGTGCATATTTCTAAGCGAATTCCATGCCACAGCTGGCTGCAAGATAAGCTGCCAA GTGCCTGATAACTACATCTCCAAGGATGTCTTCGATGCCATCAACGTGTACATCATTCCCAAGCAGCACTTGCAGCGCTGCATCTTGACCGTGAACGCCATGGACGTGAAGATTGTTGGCTATCCAGTGGGCATACAGGATCAGCAGAAGTACGCCCGTAATGCCTTTCTATTCAACCTGTGCTTCGTCTGCGATTCACGGGCCCGGTCTGTGCAATATGAGCCCGTAGTGAAGAAGCTATCGGAGTACCTTATCAtgatggaggaggaatcgtGTTTTCTGTCGCGCGAGGATGACAAGCGGAGATTGCAGAATATCTTCCAGACCGTGCTTAGGGACCTGAACGAGCGCAAGGTGGCCACCATCGTGGAGGGCGACAATACGATTTATCTGAAGATTGTGATGCACAAGCCGGATCCTCCTGCGGTCAAGGATCACATGGTGCCTTTGTTGCTAGCTAATCTGCGTGACACGCCGCTAGAAAATTGGGACCTAACCACGCAGCAG ATATTGCCCTATATCAATGGAATCAATCATGTAGCGCGCATCGCCGCCGAGGCGGACGTGGAAACGGATTTGGTCAAGTCATGCATACAGAATCTGGTCTACTACGGTGTGGTTCAACTGCTGCCCATCCTCAAATACAGCAACGTGTACATGACCCAGAACCTAAAGCACCTAATCCAGAGTGCATCGCTGAGCAACGCTTGTCGCAAGTACGTGGCGCTCAAACCCGACAAAACTCTGCCCAGCGTACAGCGCATCTTCCAGTTCTATGCTTCGATGACGCACGGCGTGACATTGAGAGCCATTTGCCAGCGCTTGTGTCCCCAGCATCACAACATCGATGAGCGTAAGATGGTCATCTTTGGGCTGCAGCACAAGTTCATCCGATGCATCCACAAGTATCCGGTGTTCACGGGATCGGTGCCATCCGGACGCCAGAAGATGTACACGGGCCTCATCAGCTTCGACGAGATCTGCTGCAAGACGGGCCTTTCACCCTGCACCATTGAGCGGGATATTGAGAAAGACACAAATGTGACTGTGATTTGGAAGTAA
- the LOC4814197 gene encoding ketimine reductase mu-crystallin isoform X1 translates to MNNETAPLYYSAETVRRLLNWPLVNEAVESALKAVVSSQNRPPNAAYVNQPKRSITACKDPGQFLFTMPAFVGNFTLPSDCYVGDAANVTRSTLACKVVSSFSSNPQQEPPLPSINANILLFSIQTGELTAIMAGTDVTTWRTVAASIVATKYLYFRRFGPSAEHEREITVAIIGCGVQGKMHASAFCSMFKVKQLNLFNRSTARAFELAEQMKQELGCAGQTKISVCSNPEQAVKSADVICIATYSKEPLIFASDLREEGSVHINAVGAGENHYSEVATNIYERAQVYVDCFANAESELIGLPAPITAELGSVINSGHYPEASDITIFQSMGMASEDACVAQALQDASLSGVK, encoded by the exons ATGAACAATGAGACGGCGCCATTATATTATAGTGCGGAGACAGTCCGACGTCTCCTCAACTGGCCGCTTGTCAACGAAGCAGTAGAGTCAGCATTGAAGGCAGTTGTGTCTTCACAGAACCGTCCTCCTAATGCGGCCTATGTGAACCAGCCAAAGAGGAGCATCACCGCGTGCAAGGATCCGGGCCAATTCTTGTTCACGATGCCCGCCTTTGTGGGCAACTTCACGCTGCCCTCGGATTGCTATGTTGGGGATGCGGCCAACGTTACACGCTCGACATTGGCCTGCAAGGTGGTTTCATCGTTCAGTTCTAATCCTCAACAAGAACCGCCGCTGCCCAGCATAAATGCAAACATCTTACTCTTCAGCATTCAGACTGGAGAGCTGACTGCTATTATGGCTGGCACAGATGTAACTACCTGGCGCACAGTGGCTGCCTCAATAGTGGCAACCAAGTACCTCTATTTTCGTCGTTTTGGCCCTAGCGCCGAGCACGAGCGGGAGATAACGGTTGCTATAATTGGTTGCGGAGTACAGGGAAAAATGCACGCATCGGCATTTTGTTCCATGTTCAAAGTGAAGCAATTGAATCTATTTAATCGCAGCACTGCCAGGGCCTTTGAGCTAGCCGAGCAGATGAAGCAGGAGCTGGGATGCGCGGGACAGACAAAAATTAGTGTATGCAGCAATCCAGAACAGGCTGTGAAAAGCGCCGATGTCATTTGCATTGCCACTTACTCGAAGGAGCCGCTGATCTTCGCATCAGATCTGCGCGAAGAGGGATCTGTCCACATTAATG CTGTGGGCGCAGGCGAAAACCACTACTCGGAGGTGGCGACAAATATATACGAACGTGCCCAGGTCTATGTAGATTGCTTTGCCAATGCCGAAAGCGAGTTGATTGGCCTTCCCGCGCCTATTACCGCCGAGTTGGGATCAGTCATCAACAGTGGGCATTATCCCGAAGCGTCAGACATCACCATTTTCCAGTCCATGG GAATGGCTTCTGAGGATGCTTGTGTGGCGCAGGCCTTGCAGGACGCTTCCCTGTCCGGCGTCAAGTAA
- the LOC4814197 gene encoding ketimine reductase mu-crystallin isoform X2, whose translation MNNETAPLYYSAETVRRLLNWPLVNEAVESALKAVVSSQNRPPNAAYVNQPKRSITACKDPGQFLFTMPAFVGNFTLPSDCYVGDAANVTRSTLACKVVSSFSSNPQQEPPLPSINANILLFSIQTGELTAIMAGTDVTTWRTVAASIVATKYLYFRRFGPSAEHEREITVAIIGCGVQGKMHASAFCSMFKVKQLNLFNRSTARAFELAEQMKQELGCAGQTKISVCSNPEQAVKSADVICIATYSKEPLIFASDLREEGSVHINAVGAGENHYSEVATNIYERAQVYVDCFANAESELIGLPAPITAELGSVINSGHYPEASDITIFQSMALNSVFRNGF comes from the exons ATGAACAATGAGACGGCGCCATTATATTATAGTGCGGAGACAGTCCGACGTCTCCTCAACTGGCCGCTTGTCAACGAAGCAGTAGAGTCAGCATTGAAGGCAGTTGTGTCTTCACAGAACCGTCCTCCTAATGCGGCCTATGTGAACCAGCCAAAGAGGAGCATCACCGCGTGCAAGGATCCGGGCCAATTCTTGTTCACGATGCCCGCCTTTGTGGGCAACTTCACGCTGCCCTCGGATTGCTATGTTGGGGATGCGGCCAACGTTACACGCTCGACATTGGCCTGCAAGGTGGTTTCATCGTTCAGTTCTAATCCTCAACAAGAACCGCCGCTGCCCAGCATAAATGCAAACATCTTACTCTTCAGCATTCAGACTGGAGAGCTGACTGCTATTATGGCTGGCACAGATGTAACTACCTGGCGCACAGTGGCTGCCTCAATAGTGGCAACCAAGTACCTCTATTTTCGTCGTTTTGGCCCTAGCGCCGAGCACGAGCGGGAGATAACGGTTGCTATAATTGGTTGCGGAGTACAGGGAAAAATGCACGCATCGGCATTTTGTTCCATGTTCAAAGTGAAGCAATTGAATCTATTTAATCGCAGCACTGCCAGGGCCTTTGAGCTAGCCGAGCAGATGAAGCAGGAGCTGGGATGCGCGGGACAGACAAAAATTAGTGTATGCAGCAATCCAGAACAGGCTGTGAAAAGCGCCGATGTCATTTGCATTGCCACTTACTCGAAGGAGCCGCTGATCTTCGCATCAGATCTGCGCGAAGAGGGATCTGTCCACATTAATG CTGTGGGCGCAGGCGAAAACCACTACTCGGAGGTGGCGACAAATATATACGAACGTGCCCAGGTCTATGTAGATTGCTTTGCCAATGCCGAAAGCGAGTTGATTGGCCTTCCCGCGCCTATTACCGCCGAGTTGGGATCAGTCATCAACAGTGGGCATTATCCCGAAGCGTCAGACATCACCATTTTCCAGTCCATGG CTCTGAACTCTGTTTTCAGGAATGGCTTCTGA